In Schaalia sp. JY-X169, the following are encoded in one genomic region:
- a CDS encoding MFS transporter: protein MLNRYREILSLPGALQFALAGLLARAPMSMVGISIILAIRALYSSYSLAGLISAMQVIAFAVCAPVLARMVDRYGQMQVMLPSVMVSSLSVVALIFAILNLAPPAILAILAVVMGATSGSLGALVRARWAYVCKSPAQLQVAYAMEAGFDELVFVLGPVAATLLAASVHPVAGLWVSLAFMVVGSLLFLLQRSTQPPTNRPVPGQKKRSVMRSGTMLALAGTYVFTGALFGANDLSVVAFADEVQMSYMAGIILASMSLGSLISAVVYGARVWSTPLWKLFIGGVVILAFWASTFVFAPNLMVLAVLMFFSGLAIAPTMTNVNTVVQRISPPERLTEGLTWMSTAMTLGVSLGSALAGPAIDLAGHRGGFSFTLIFAWLMVIAALLGIKTLRRVLQQKPVPLPEFEAVQPSHEAAPSSPRPAQPSHETAQH, encoded by the coding sequence GTGCTGAATCGTTACCGCGAAATCCTCTCCCTGCCTGGAGCCCTGCAGTTTGCCCTGGCTGGCCTCTTGGCGCGCGCACCCATGTCTATGGTCGGCATATCGATCATTCTGGCTATTCGCGCACTGTATTCCAGCTACTCGCTGGCTGGACTAATAAGCGCGATGCAGGTTATTGCTTTCGCAGTGTGTGCTCCGGTGCTGGCACGGATGGTTGACCGTTATGGGCAGATGCAAGTCATGCTGCCTTCGGTCATGGTCTCTTCCCTTTCTGTTGTGGCGTTGATTTTTGCGATTCTAAACCTTGCACCCCCAGCCATCTTGGCGATCCTGGCAGTTGTCATGGGTGCGACCTCGGGTTCACTGGGTGCCCTAGTCAGAGCCCGTTGGGCCTACGTCTGCAAGAGCCCCGCTCAACTTCAGGTTGCCTACGCTATGGAAGCCGGTTTCGATGAGCTGGTGTTTGTCTTGGGCCCAGTTGCTGCAACACTGCTTGCCGCCTCGGTGCATCCTGTTGCTGGACTGTGGGTTTCACTGGCATTCATGGTGGTTGGCTCTCTGCTGTTCCTTCTTCAGCGTTCCACCCAACCACCAACCAACCGTCCCGTACCCGGACAGAAGAAGCGCTCCGTCATGCGCAGTGGCACGATGCTTGCCCTGGCCGGAACCTACGTCTTCACGGGTGCTCTCTTCGGTGCGAATGACCTTTCGGTAGTCGCTTTCGCGGATGAGGTGCAGATGTCCTACATGGCTGGGATCATCCTGGCTTCTATGTCGCTAGGCTCACTGATCTCTGCCGTTGTTTATGGGGCGCGCGTCTGGTCCACTCCTCTGTGGAAGCTGTTCATCGGCGGCGTTGTGATCCTTGCCTTCTGGGCCAGCACGTTTGTCTTTGCCCCCAACCTGATGGTGCTTGCTGTCCTGATGTTCTTCTCGGGTCTGGCAATTGCACCGACAATGACCAACGTAAACACGGTGGTGCAGAGAATCAGTCCACCAGAGCGTCTTACTGAAGGTTTGACTTGGATGTCTACGGCAATGACGCTTGGGGTCTCGCTTGGCTCAGCGTTGGCTGGGCCTGCCATTGACTTAGCTGGGCACCGCGGTGGCTTTTCCTTCACGCTGATCTTTGCGTGGCTCATGGTCATTGCGGCGCTGCTGGGCATCAAGACTCTGCGACGCGTCTTGCAGCAAAAGCCGGTACCACTTCCCGAGTTCGAAGCGGTGCAGCCATCCCACGAGGCAGCCCCATCGTCGCCGCGGCCCGCCCAGCCATCCCACGAAACAGCCCAGCATTAG
- the pgm gene encoding phosphoglucomutase (alpha-D-glucose-1,6-bisphosphate-dependent), protein MHERAGTVARPEDLIDVDALLASYYDIVPDYNDPIQRVSFGTSGHRGTSSNGTFNEAHIISITAAIVEYRAAQGTDGPLFVGADPHALSEPAWRSALEVLSAAGITTYIDARRSWTPTPAVSLAILEANGAPDALRQEGPGLADGIVITPSHNPPSDGGFKYNPPTGGPAQSDATKWIADRANELLSGGWRDVPRTFSQEPSSMANVEFYDFLGRYVDALETVIDFEAIREAGIRIGADPLGGAAVDYWGAIGERYGLDLTVVNETVDPRWSFMTLDWDGKIRMDCSSPNAMASLLAKMIPDEDGVYPYDIATGNDADSDRHGIVTSDGLMNPNHFLAVAIQYLFTHRENWPANARIGKTLVSSSLIDRVGKAISRDVMEVPVGFKYFVTGLLDASLGFGGEESAGASFLRKDGTVWTTDKDGLVMCLLAAEIMAVTGKTPSQIHREQTAEFGESWYARIDQVATKAEKAKLAQLSPEDVTADTLAGEPITAKLVRAPGDNEPIGGLKVTTENSWFAARPSGTEDVYKIYAESFVSPEHLREVQEAAKVVVAAALE, encoded by the coding sequence ATGCATGAGCGCGCTGGAACGGTAGCAAGGCCCGAAGACCTGATTGATGTCGACGCCCTTTTGGCGTCCTACTACGACATTGTCCCCGACTACAACGACCCAATCCAAAGGGTTTCATTCGGCACTTCGGGACACCGTGGTACGTCCTCGAACGGGACATTTAATGAGGCGCACATCATTTCCATTACCGCCGCAATCGTTGAGTATCGCGCCGCGCAGGGAACAGATGGACCACTTTTCGTTGGTGCTGACCCACACGCCCTGTCTGAGCCGGCATGGCGAAGCGCCCTCGAGGTCCTCTCAGCCGCGGGAATCACCACCTACATCGACGCAAGACGTTCATGGACCCCGACGCCTGCCGTGTCGCTAGCAATCCTTGAGGCGAACGGCGCTCCGGATGCGCTGCGCCAAGAAGGCCCGGGACTCGCGGACGGTATCGTCATCACCCCTTCACACAACCCGCCCTCGGACGGTGGATTTAAGTACAACCCACCGACCGGAGGCCCCGCACAGTCTGATGCAACCAAGTGGATTGCAGATCGCGCGAACGAACTGCTCTCCGGTGGGTGGCGCGATGTTCCCCGCACCTTCTCACAAGAACCATCGTCAATGGCGAACGTGGAGTTCTACGACTTCTTGGGGCGGTATGTCGACGCCCTTGAGACCGTTATTGACTTTGAAGCAATCCGTGAAGCGGGAATTCGCATAGGTGCGGACCCTCTGGGTGGAGCTGCAGTGGACTACTGGGGAGCAATCGGCGAACGTTACGGCCTCGACCTCACCGTCGTCAATGAAACAGTGGATCCACGCTGGTCCTTCATGACGCTGGACTGGGACGGGAAAATCCGCATGGACTGTTCTTCGCCGAACGCCATGGCATCACTGCTTGCCAAGATGATTCCGGACGAGGACGGTGTGTATCCGTACGACATCGCAACCGGCAACGATGCCGATTCCGATCGGCACGGGATCGTCACTTCCGATGGGCTGATGAACCCCAATCACTTCCTAGCGGTCGCCATCCAGTACCTCTTCACGCACCGTGAGAACTGGCCTGCCAATGCGCGGATCGGGAAGACCCTGGTTTCGTCTTCGCTGATCGACCGTGTTGGTAAGGCGATTTCTCGTGACGTCATGGAAGTCCCGGTTGGTTTCAAGTACTTCGTCACCGGTCTCTTGGATGCCTCCCTCGGATTTGGGGGCGAGGAGTCAGCGGGAGCCTCCTTCCTCCGCAAGGACGGCACGGTGTGGACGACGGATAAGGACGGCCTCGTCATGTGCCTCTTGGCCGCTGAGATCATGGCTGTAACCGGTAAGACTCCCTCACAAATCCACAGGGAGCAGACCGCTGAGTTTGGTGAGTCCTGGTACGCCCGAATCGACCAGGTGGCAACGAAGGCTGAGAAAGCGAAGCTTGCTCAGTTGTCCCCCGAGGACGTCACCGCGGATACCCTGGCTGGTGAACCCATTACTGCAAAGCTTGTCCGCGCACCGGGAGACAACGAACCCATCGGTGGGTTGAAGGTGACGACGGAGAACAGTTGGTTCGCTGCCCGCCCCTCCGGCACCGAGGACGTCTACAAGATTTATGCTGAATCGTTTGTGAGCCCCGAGCACCTGCGTGAGGTTCAGGAGGCGGCAAAGGTGGTTGTTGCAGCAGCCCTCGAGTAG
- a CDS encoding DUF5926 family protein, whose protein sequence is MGKASRRKKIDPSKREKFRPLIPFVDRPFEGLTIERDLVAMRELIPCAVLPAKTNADNGSSEFDFVTLLPDGAPAMVREDGRILVGLQTRFNSSDLSHDLAGALTAAIAMEDSGETGVVKFDVRDPAPRLQDVLDRAFIADDKKMKNAAHPTQVEIREDFEYWFNPEEDLDEDMLVALQQNRDDMVPTAAVEGVDGMFWCQMNNNFVRYVTEIEEDPLFTALARLQASGAAKLGENSKFVGAFRACGVAIPVFQVDPEATPADLEAPALALRDQLAKALTNDTPLTDDERRARAGLISRQVTIR, encoded by the coding sequence ATGGGAAAAGCTAGCCGACGCAAAAAGATTGATCCGTCAAAACGTGAGAAGTTCCGTCCTCTCATTCCATTTGTTGACCGTCCGTTTGAAGGGCTGACGATTGAGAGGGATCTGGTCGCCATGCGCGAACTGATTCCCTGTGCCGTCCTGCCCGCAAAGACCAACGCTGACAATGGTTCGTCTGAGTTTGATTTTGTGACACTCCTGCCTGATGGTGCACCCGCGATGGTGCGCGAGGACGGCCGTATTCTGGTGGGTTTGCAGACCCGCTTCAACTCTTCCGACCTCTCTCACGACCTGGCGGGCGCGCTGACAGCGGCGATTGCGATGGAGGACTCGGGTGAAACCGGTGTCGTCAAGTTTGACGTGCGCGATCCTGCTCCGCGACTCCAAGACGTCCTCGACCGCGCATTCATTGCTGACGACAAGAAGATGAAGAATGCGGCGCACCCAACGCAGGTGGAGATCCGCGAAGATTTCGAATACTGGTTCAATCCGGAGGAAGATCTGGATGAGGACATGCTGGTCGCATTGCAACAGAACCGTGACGATATGGTTCCAACCGCTGCCGTCGAGGGCGTGGATGGGATGTTCTGGTGCCAGATGAACAATAACTTCGTCCGTTACGTAACCGAGATTGAAGAGGATCCGTTGTTCACGGCTCTGGCGCGCCTCCAGGCGAGCGGTGCTGCGAAACTTGGGGAGAACTCGAAGTTTGTCGGTGCTTTCCGTGCGTGTGGTGTTGCAATCCCGGTGTTCCAGGTGGACCCCGAAGCGACCCCGGCAGACCTGGAAGCCCCGGCTCTTGCGCTCCGCGATCAGCTCGCGAAGGCACTGACCAATGACACGCCACTGACTGACGATGAACGCCGCGCGCGGGCCGGGCTCATCTCCCGACAGGTGACAATTCGCTAG
- a CDS encoding glycosyltransferase — protein MVGVSHSTASSGPQRVAVVIAARDDRETIPATVRACYAIPDVDLIVVVDDGSDDDTAHAARGAGAVVVRHSVPRGRASALETGVKVVAMRDRVDWPARHLLFLDPNLGDSAVEATALVDAVNSKLAACAIGVIPEETKSGRRGAAEKAAYKTIRGITGWLTFDPLSSDRCLTREAVNAIMPFSTGLAVDVAMTVDLISLGFTVVEVPCAFEFRGEAGRRDNYAVPRRGDIWWTVRAKRLRSRRIKRADRLEKLRQGLGIPYGMVSGPARPPGDTDEAEAPPSSRVADLS, from the coding sequence ATGGTCGGCGTGAGTCATTCCACAGCGAGTTCCGGGCCCCAGAGGGTAGCTGTTGTTATTGCCGCGCGCGATGACAGGGAGACGATTCCTGCGACTGTGCGCGCCTGCTACGCCATCCCGGATGTGGATTTGATTGTGGTTGTGGATGACGGGTCTGATGACGATACAGCTCACGCAGCCAGGGGAGCTGGTGCTGTCGTGGTGCGTCACTCCGTGCCTCGGGGAAGGGCATCTGCACTGGAAACAGGCGTCAAGGTCGTGGCGATGCGTGATCGTGTCGACTGGCCTGCGCGTCACCTGCTCTTCCTGGATCCGAACCTTGGGGATAGTGCAGTTGAGGCAACGGCGCTGGTTGATGCGGTCAACAGCAAGCTCGCGGCTTGCGCGATCGGCGTTATTCCAGAGGAGACCAAGTCGGGACGCCGTGGAGCCGCAGAGAAGGCGGCCTACAAGACGATTCGGGGAATTACCGGGTGGCTGACGTTCGACCCGCTGTCTTCGGATCGTTGCCTAACCCGTGAAGCAGTCAATGCCATAATGCCTTTTTCTACCGGGTTGGCCGTGGACGTCGCAATGACAGTGGACTTGATTTCGTTGGGGTTCACGGTTGTTGAAGTTCCCTGTGCGTTTGAGTTCAGGGGCGAGGCCGGTCGGCGCGACAACTATGCTGTGCCCCGGCGCGGCGACATTTGGTGGACAGTGAGGGCGAAGCGTCTTCGCTCCCGCAGGATCAAACGCGCTGACCGCTTGGAGAAGCTCCGCCAGGGCTTGGGCATTCCCTACGGAATGGTCTCCGGGCCTGCGCGCCCGCCCGGTGATACGGACGAGGCCGAGGCACCGCCCTCTTCTAGGGTCGCAGACCTCTCGTAG